CGGCCGTGGCGGCGATGATCTATCTGGTCTTCAACGAGGGCTATTCGGCGGGCGGCCAGGAGATCCTGACGCGCGGCTCGCTGTGCGACGAGGCCATTCGCCTGGCCCGCCTGCTGCTGCGCCTGTTCCCCAGTGAGCCGGAGATCATGGGCCTGACCGCCCTGCTGCTGCTGCAACATGCTCGCGCCCCGGCCCGGTTCGACGCCGAGGGCGCGGTGGTGCTGCTGGAGGACCAGGATCGGTCCTTGTGGAACGGGCGGATGATCGCCGAGGGCCTGGCCCTGATCGACAAGGCCGTGCGCCATCGCCGGCCCGGACCCTATCTGGTGCAGGCCGCGATCGCCGCCGAGCACGACCGCGCCGAGCGCGCGGAAGACACCAGCTGGGCGCGGATCGACCTGCTGTACGGCGACCTGGAGCAACTGGCCCCGTCGCCGGTGGTCACCCTGAACCGCGCCGTGGCGGTGTCGAAGGTCGCCGGCCCCGAAGCGGCCCTGGCGATGATCGAGCCCCTGGCGCCAAAGCTATCGGGCTATTTCCACTTCTTCGGCCTGAGAGGCGGGCTGCTGTTGCAGCTGGGGCGGCGGGAGGAGGCCCGCGTCGCCTTCGACCAGGCCATCGCCCTGGCCAACACCGCCCCCGAGGCCGCCCACATCCGCCTGCACCTGGACCGGCTGATGCGGGAAGGGGCGGGCGGCTAGGGGGCGGGCCAAGAACGCCGCAAAAAACCCCTGGCCTTTGTCGGATCAGTGGGACCTCGTCCGTCCTAGGGCTACGCAAGACGGGAGAAACGACCATGACCGACACGCAACCGCAAATGCCGCCCCTGCCGGCCGTCTCCGGCGGCATCGTGCCCTATCTGTCGCCGAGCAACGCCGGCCAGGCCGCCGACTTCTACGTCAAGGCCTTCGCGGCCGAGGACCTCTATCGCATTCCGCCGGACGAGCAGGGCCGGACCATGCACATCCACCTGCGGATCAACGGCAATTCGCTGATGCTGTCGGACTTCTATCCCGAGCACGGCTACGCCTTCGAAAAGCCCGCCGCCTTCACCCTGCACCTGCAGGTCGACGACGTGGACGCCTGGTTCGA
The window above is part of the Caulobacter soli genome. Proteins encoded here:
- a CDS encoding RNA polymerase sigma factor; translated protein: MTIANIDAAWIDAALTAARPQAVAALLRYFRDLDTAEEAFQDACLRALKAWPKNGPPRDPTAWLILVGRNAALDGVRKQSKSAPLPPEELISDLEDAEAALVDRLDGEHYRDDVLRLLFICCHPDLPATQQVAVALRIVSGLSVRQIARAFLVGESAMEQRITRAKARIGAADVPFGAPNAEERAQRLTAVAAMIYLVFNEGYSAGGQEILTRGSLCDEAIRLARLLLRLFPSEPEIMGLTALLLLQHARAPARFDAEGAVVLLEDQDRSLWNGRMIAEGLALIDKAVRHRRPGPYLVQAAIAAEHDRAERAEDTSWARIDLLYGDLEQLAPSPVVTLNRAVAVSKVAGPEAALAMIEPLAPKLSGYFHFFGLRGGLLLQLGRREEARVAFDQAIALANTAPEAAHIRLHLDRLMREGAGG
- a CDS encoding VOC family protein encodes the protein MTDTQPQMPPLPAVSGGIVPYLSPSNAGQAADFYVKAFAAEDLYRIPPDEQGRTMHIHLRINGNSLMLSDFYPEHGYAFEKPAAFTLHLQVDDVDAWFERAVAAGCEVVLPVQLMFWGDRYGQLRDPYGFLWSIATTPKA